The following coding sequences lie in one Myxococcus xanthus genomic window:
- a CDS encoding nucleotidyltransferase — translation MWSVGEALERFISSLELTEGQRDEVSRQHTLVREALSRRLAGCETSFLSGSYSRSTAIRPLHDIDIFTVVGRASSTPPETPDAALKRVRQALHETWPNKELPILQQHSVHLEFTTSGIEFDVVPAYQHPTQDLFLIPEGNTGRWIRTNPRIHKELSTAANERAGKKLKPLIKAVKHWNRQHGSSPLRSFHLEVMGYEAFSQAPVGYLEGLEALYAFMAGRVDRPTGDPAGLGGNVDARMSSGQRMAARNALQGAARAVHLALSERDVRPEQAHQRFRALFGELYRYR, via the coding sequence ATGTGGAGTGTCGGCGAGGCACTGGAGCGGTTCATCAGCTCACTGGAGTTGACCGAGGGACAGCGGGACGAGGTCAGCAGGCAGCACACGCTGGTTCGCGAGGCGCTGAGCCGGAGACTCGCGGGGTGCGAGACGTCGTTCCTGTCGGGCTCCTACAGCCGGAGCACCGCCATCCGGCCGCTGCACGACATCGACATCTTCACGGTGGTGGGGCGGGCATCCTCCACGCCTCCGGAGACGCCCGATGCGGCGCTCAAGCGGGTGCGTCAGGCGCTTCACGAGACCTGGCCGAACAAGGAGCTGCCCATCCTCCAGCAGCACTCCGTGCACCTGGAGTTCACGACGTCCGGCATCGAGTTCGATGTCGTCCCCGCCTACCAGCACCCCACGCAGGACCTCTTCCTCATTCCCGAGGGGAACACGGGGCGGTGGATTCGCACCAACCCGCGGATTCACAAGGAGCTGAGCACCGCGGCGAACGAGCGGGCGGGCAAGAAGCTCAAACCGCTCATCAAGGCCGTGAAGCACTGGAACCGCCAGCATGGCTCCAGCCCCCTGCGCTCGTTTCATCTGGAGGTGATGGGCTACGAGGCGTTCTCCCAGGCGCCCGTCGGCTACCTGGAGGGGCTCGAAGCGCTCTACGCCTTCATGGCGGGCCGCGTGGACCGGCCAACCGGTGACCCCGCTGGGCTGGGCGGAAACGTGGACGCGCGGATGAGCAGCGGACAGCGGATGGCCGCACGCAACGCGCTCCAGGGCGCGGCCAGGGCCGTGCATCTCGCGCTGAGCGAGCGCGACGTGCGCCCGGAGCAGGCCCACCAGCGGTTCCGTGCGCTCTTCGGCGAACTGTACCGGTATCGCTGA
- a CDS encoding carbohydrate ABC transporter permease codes for MNPRGSLARERRQAYLLVAPAVLVLGGVALYPILAAVWLSLHRFILVFGERRFTGLENYAYLMGDSRFWAALGNTAYFTAVAVTVELLLAVPLALLLQKAFPGRGLLRASVLVPWAIPTVVSARLWAWMFNPEYGVINRLLPGQDINWLGAPGYALHAAILVDVWKTTPFVALLVLAGLQGISEDLYKAARVDGASPWRTFVSITLPLLKPALLLALLFRSLDAFRVFDAIYVLTEGGPANTTETLSIYAYKTLMRSGDFGYGSTLSVATFLCVVLLAAVWLRLLGREEAA; via the coding sequence ATGAATCCAAGGGGCTCGCTGGCGCGGGAGCGGAGGCAGGCGTACCTGCTGGTGGCGCCGGCGGTGCTGGTGTTGGGGGGCGTGGCGCTGTACCCCATCCTCGCCGCGGTGTGGCTGAGCCTGCACCGCTTCATCCTCGTCTTCGGCGAGCGGCGCTTCACGGGGCTGGAGAACTACGCGTACCTGATGGGGGACTCGCGCTTCTGGGCGGCGCTGGGAAACACGGCGTACTTCACGGCGGTGGCGGTGACGGTGGAGTTGCTGCTCGCGGTGCCGCTGGCGTTGCTGCTCCAGAAGGCGTTCCCTGGAAGGGGGCTGCTGCGCGCGTCGGTGCTGGTGCCGTGGGCGATTCCCACCGTGGTGAGCGCTCGGCTGTGGGCGTGGATGTTCAACCCCGAGTACGGCGTCATCAACCGGCTGTTGCCCGGGCAGGACATCAACTGGTTGGGGGCACCAGGGTATGCGTTGCACGCGGCCATCCTGGTGGACGTGTGGAAGACGACGCCCTTCGTGGCGCTGTTGGTGCTCGCGGGCCTGCAAGGCATCTCCGAGGACCTGTACAAGGCGGCGCGGGTGGACGGGGCCTCGCCGTGGCGGACCTTTGTCTCGATAACGCTGCCGCTGCTCAAACCGGCGCTGCTGTTGGCGTTGCTGTTCCGTTCGCTCGATGCGTTCCGGGTGTTCGACGCCATCTACGTGCTGACGGAGGGCGGGCCGGCGAACACGACGGAGACGCTGAGCATCTACGCGTACAAGACGCTGATGCGTTCAGGGGACTTCGGGTACGGGAGCACGCTGTCGGTGGCGACCTTCCTGTGCGTGGTGTTGCTGGCGGCGGTGTGGCTGCGGCTGTTGGGGCGAGAGGAGGCGGCGTGA
- a CDS encoding serine/threonine-protein kinase codes for MGPYRLLRLIGSGGMGQVFAAVHESVGNQVALKVLSSSAAKENPQRLARFLREARALALLEHPGVVRILHFDRVDDTAYLVMEHLQGQSLRQWMQAQSSIPLSSALAICEQIAATMVDVHANAIVHRDLKPENIFLCPDPTLASGHQVKLLDFGIAKVPEGPEDLQATQVHTHEAALIGTFRYMAPEQFLSAAKVEGAADVYALGVVLFELLAGRAPFDADEPVLVMAAHQREVPPSLKQFVPAVPAALASFVADMLEKQPAARPDMKRCRAMFERSWTWEADVCPVPGLAPFTEAHAELFFGRKEETRALLERVEEARLGTLRWVQMEGPSGVGKSSLIQAALLPELKTLSSDAGPRWLIATMRPSDTPLRHLAEALSAAYAAVGVAGLRDDIEASLRSGPVALHDFVTAHTPKACRLLLVLEPMEELFTLGSAELAAVDALLSTALAAPETPLRLFTSLRSDFIHRIEQMPSLPHHLHAAARLPLLPMGDEALSQVVLGMASRARLRLSEGLAERMVRDVRSEGGRLPLLGHTLQSMWTLSGGAPLTHEHYERLGGVGGALALQAEALLERLGVEGKQRAKWLLLELVQVGRGTADTRRPRSRKDVLAAAGNDALAEEVLHRLSGIPSGPSPSEHAGLRLIMLSGEVTPSLQRVELVHETLLHRVPSLASWLEQERVLLERQSDLEGVASAWEQARRPLEGLPTGTLLEHYRRGFDTPVRWDAPALSQRAQDFLRAAERLSRRRVHRRRLLLGLAALASVAILFYAVRAEQERQHAEANLRRLVQVADSISGGADWNLSRLAHTLALRHKLLMDLNVSLASLPMSEQARREARLASIRVTHRLGDVAYYDGSLAEAESRLTGALRTIRAGLGDWPADEDLQWELALNDSKLGKVAMARGDWDLAGVHLLASLRYMEAQPLEGASAVDARRSLAVSLSERAELEWAKGRLEEAAALFNRAIALHELNTEPYNEALLAVALAQRGEVAIQAGEFAAAEQLLRRARRTAEQCFAVRGGEQFFRWTLGRTLVAEGRLHFERRRLAEAAASYAEARRLGQELLEGEPPNKRFALMYAGALQGSEDVGRAMGQDGEGQASRQRRCTLVKRFLAQDPEDVRFRALSCEDNTP; via the coding sequence ATGGGCCCCTATCGGCTGCTGCGCCTGATCGGCAGTGGTGGCATGGGACAGGTCTTCGCGGCGGTCCACGAGAGCGTGGGCAATCAGGTGGCCTTGAAGGTGCTGTCCTCCTCGGCGGCGAAGGAGAACCCACAGCGCTTGGCGCGCTTCCTTCGAGAGGCACGGGCACTGGCGCTGCTCGAGCATCCGGGCGTCGTCCGCATCCTCCATTTCGACCGCGTCGACGACACAGCGTATCTGGTCATGGAGCACTTGCAGGGCCAGTCGCTCAGGCAGTGGATGCAAGCTCAGTCGAGCATTCCATTGTCCTCCGCCCTGGCCATCTGTGAGCAGATCGCCGCCACCATGGTGGATGTTCACGCCAACGCCATCGTCCACCGGGATTTGAAGCCAGAGAACATCTTCCTGTGCCCGGACCCCACGCTGGCGTCTGGCCATCAGGTCAAGCTGCTGGACTTCGGCATCGCCAAGGTTCCGGAGGGCCCGGAGGACCTGCAGGCCACGCAGGTCCATACGCACGAAGCCGCGCTCATCGGGACGTTCCGTTACATGGCGCCGGAGCAGTTCCTGAGCGCCGCGAAGGTGGAGGGGGCCGCGGATGTCTACGCGTTGGGCGTCGTCCTCTTCGAGTTACTCGCGGGCCGGGCTCCATTCGACGCGGACGAGCCGGTGCTGGTCATGGCCGCGCATCAGCGTGAGGTGCCGCCGTCCCTGAAGCAGTTCGTGCCGGCCGTGCCCGCGGCGCTTGCCTCGTTCGTCGCGGACATGCTGGAGAAGCAGCCCGCGGCGCGCCCCGACATGAAGCGTTGCCGTGCCATGTTCGAGCGCTCCTGGACGTGGGAGGCGGACGTGTGTCCGGTCCCTGGCCTCGCGCCCTTCACGGAGGCGCACGCGGAGCTCTTCTTCGGCCGGAAGGAGGAGACCCGGGCGTTGCTCGAACGCGTGGAGGAGGCGCGGCTGGGGACCCTGCGCTGGGTGCAGATGGAGGGGCCGAGCGGGGTTGGGAAGTCCTCGCTCATCCAGGCCGCGCTGCTGCCGGAGCTGAAGACGCTGTCTTCCGACGCGGGGCCACGATGGCTCATCGCCACCATGCGGCCTTCGGATACGCCGCTGCGTCACCTCGCGGAGGCGCTCTCCGCCGCGTATGCGGCCGTTGGCGTCGCCGGGCTGCGCGACGACATCGAGGCGTCCCTTCGGAGCGGTCCGGTCGCCCTCCACGATTTCGTCACGGCGCATACGCCCAAGGCGTGCCGTCTCCTCCTGGTCCTGGAGCCGATGGAGGAGTTGTTCACGTTGGGCAGCGCCGAACTGGCAGCGGTGGATGCCTTGCTTTCGACCGCGCTCGCCGCGCCGGAGACGCCGCTGCGGCTCTTCACGAGCCTTCGCAGCGACTTCATCCACCGGATCGAGCAGATGCCTTCGCTCCCGCACCACCTCCACGCCGCGGCTCGTCTTCCGCTGCTGCCCATGGGCGACGAGGCCTTGTCGCAGGTCGTCCTGGGGATGGCGAGCCGTGCGAGGCTTCGGCTCAGCGAGGGGCTCGCCGAGCGGATGGTGCGGGACGTCCGGAGCGAAGGCGGACGCCTCCCATTGCTGGGGCACACCTTGCAGAGCATGTGGACGCTCAGCGGAGGCGCGCCGCTGACGCACGAGCACTACGAGCGGCTGGGGGGCGTCGGAGGGGCGCTGGCCCTCCAGGCGGAGGCGCTGCTGGAGCGACTGGGCGTGGAGGGCAAGCAGCGGGCGAAGTGGCTCCTCCTGGAGTTGGTGCAGGTGGGGCGCGGCACGGCGGATACACGCCGCCCTCGTTCCCGGAAAGACGTGCTCGCGGCGGCGGGAAATGACGCCCTGGCCGAAGAGGTGCTCCATCGGCTGTCTGGAATCCCGTCGGGGCCGTCCCCCTCGGAGCACGCGGGACTTCGACTCATCATGCTCTCGGGGGAGGTCACTCCGTCCCTCCAGCGTGTGGAGCTGGTGCATGAGACCTTGCTGCACCGGGTTCCATCGCTCGCGTCCTGGCTGGAGCAGGAGCGAGTCCTATTGGAGCGGCAGTCGGACCTGGAAGGTGTGGCGAGCGCCTGGGAGCAGGCGCGGCGGCCTCTGGAGGGGCTCCCCACCGGGACGTTGCTGGAGCACTACCGGCGAGGCTTCGACACCCCAGTCCGCTGGGACGCGCCCGCCCTCAGCCAACGCGCTCAGGACTTCCTCCGGGCGGCGGAGCGACTGTCCCGTCGTCGCGTCCACCGCCGGCGGCTCCTCCTGGGGCTGGCGGCGCTCGCGAGCGTGGCGATCCTCTTCTACGCGGTGCGGGCCGAGCAGGAGCGGCAACATGCGGAGGCGAACCTCCGGCGGCTCGTCCAGGTGGCCGACAGCATCTCTGGGGGAGCGGATTGGAACTTGAGCCGGTTGGCCCACACGCTCGCCCTCCGTCACAAGCTGCTGATGGACCTGAATGTGTCCCTGGCGTCTTTGCCGATGTCCGAGCAGGCGCGGCGTGAGGCGCGCCTGGCCTCCATTCGCGTCACTCACCGGCTGGGGGATGTTGCCTACTACGACGGCTCCCTGGCCGAAGCCGAAAGCCGGTTGACCGGTGCGCTTCGAACGATTCGCGCCGGGCTCGGCGACTGGCCCGCTGACGAAGACCTGCAATGGGAACTCGCGCTCAACGACTCCAAGCTGGGCAAGGTCGCCATGGCGCGTGGAGACTGGGACCTGGCGGGTGTGCACCTTCTGGCGTCCCTGCGATACATGGAGGCGCAGCCTCTGGAGGGGGCCTCCGCGGTTGATGCCCGGCGAAGCCTCGCGGTGAGCCTGTCGGAGCGCGCGGAGCTCGAATGGGCGAAGGGGCGCCTGGAGGAGGCCGCCGCCCTGTTCAACCGCGCCATCGCGCTGCACGAGCTGAACACTGAACCCTACAACGAGGCGCTGCTAGCGGTGGCGCTCGCGCAGCGGGGCGAGGTTGCCATCCAGGCCGGGGAGTTCGCTGCCGCGGAGCAACTCCTCCGCAGGGCGCGGCGGACCGCGGAGCAATGCTTCGCTGTTCGAGGTGGCGAGCAGTTCTTTCGTTGGACCTTGGGGCGGACCCTGGTGGCGGAGGGACGGCTGCACTTCGAGAGGCGTCGTCTGGCCGAGGCGGCGGCGAGCTACGCCGAGGCACGGCGGTTGGGTCAGGAGTTGCTCGAGGGAGAGCCCCCCAACAAGCGGTTCGCCCTCATGTACGCAGGCGCGCTCCAGGGCAGCGAGGACGTGGGGCGCGCCATGGGACAGGATGGCGAGGGGCAGGCGTCGCGTCAGCGGCGGTGTACCCTGGTGAAGCGTTTCCTGGCGCAGGACCCGGAGGACGTGCGCTTCCGAGCCCTGTCATGTGAAGACAACACGCCATAA
- a CDS encoding SAVED domain-containing protein — MRSEDIPITPRTRALIVRYEQDRPVVEATARDTLNRHGQEGDRDVASVVLHPHDPSRAARSLPGQDWSEAFSEHERFAAALLKREAELHLEHLPVHIFGCAPLALMLELASRLPRRPVCVYQQAQDGSWSLGYDRMTAPATEDFFQVEGLPTGRQGGRGHVLLVVEVTRAIRDNVRSKVSAWLPETSILTTVCLRPVAGPSHMAVQNPRQVARAAVQFREVLDKLHELLEGAESVVLAIDAPVSLAAALGTAVNSTTQHPLTLLHFNADRQLYERVHDIRARRAVAQRVPSAEDKLNATRVLREVQRVHEELVAWLKEPEQQSLVEHLDGQAYLRSEIEDDPAFEPTPLFRHGAGKWKLDWELLLGLSTLRARLQSQEDWKECLRLFLIHEAFHVRQGGLTSYNYRGIGRAGFVLEAADYDADAVGVEVALAWRKAKQGGTVKDVGQVKTLESIVWNSLEILRVFEPERPVRELAERRLRRYLIWLFHAGRFSMLASRSPEAEVRDELERVTVELVGLPAFRDPHESYFQQRVRLSLEDSREEVMLALYFRHRLVRMDNPRAWVEDLLQALRDWEASSREALQDRVRLLFERLFDRHPELMASRRPGTR, encoded by the coding sequence ATGCGGAGCGAGGACATCCCCATCACCCCGAGGACGCGCGCGCTCATCGTGCGCTACGAGCAGGACCGGCCCGTCGTCGAGGCCACGGCGCGCGACACCCTGAATCGGCACGGTCAAGAGGGGGACCGCGACGTGGCCTCCGTCGTCCTGCACCCGCACGACCCGTCCCGGGCTGCCCGAAGCCTCCCGGGGCAGGACTGGAGCGAGGCCTTCAGCGAGCACGAGCGCTTCGCGGCGGCGCTGCTCAAGCGGGAAGCGGAGCTGCATCTCGAACATCTCCCCGTCCACATCTTCGGATGCGCGCCCCTGGCGCTGATGCTCGAGCTGGCGTCGCGGCTGCCGCGCCGGCCCGTCTGCGTCTATCAGCAGGCGCAGGACGGCTCCTGGTCGCTGGGGTATGACCGGATGACCGCGCCCGCGACGGAGGACTTCTTCCAGGTGGAGGGGCTCCCCACCGGTCGTCAGGGTGGACGGGGCCATGTCCTGCTGGTCGTCGAGGTGACGCGCGCCATCAGGGACAATGTCCGTTCGAAGGTGTCGGCGTGGCTGCCGGAGACGTCCATCCTGACGACGGTCTGCCTCCGTCCCGTGGCGGGGCCGTCTCACATGGCGGTCCAGAATCCGCGGCAGGTGGCGCGCGCGGCGGTGCAGTTCCGGGAGGTGCTCGACAAGCTGCATGAGCTGCTGGAGGGGGCCGAGTCCGTGGTCCTGGCCATCGACGCGCCGGTCAGCCTCGCGGCGGCGCTGGGGACTGCCGTCAATTCGACCACGCAGCATCCCTTGACGCTCCTCCACTTCAACGCGGACCGGCAACTCTACGAGAGGGTTCATGACATCCGTGCCCGCCGCGCCGTGGCGCAGCGGGTCCCCTCGGCGGAGGACAAGCTCAACGCCACGCGGGTGCTCCGGGAGGTTCAGCGGGTCCACGAGGAACTGGTCGCCTGGCTCAAGGAGCCCGAGCAGCAGTCCCTTGTCGAGCACCTCGATGGACAGGCCTACCTGCGGAGTGAAATCGAGGATGACCCCGCCTTCGAGCCCACGCCGCTCTTCCGCCATGGGGCGGGGAAGTGGAAGCTCGACTGGGAGCTGCTGCTGGGGCTCTCGACGCTGCGTGCTCGGCTCCAGTCGCAAGAGGACTGGAAGGAGTGCCTGCGGCTGTTCCTCATCCACGAGGCCTTCCACGTCCGGCAGGGCGGGCTGACGTCCTACAACTACCGGGGCATCGGCCGGGCCGGCTTCGTGCTGGAGGCCGCCGACTATGACGCGGATGCGGTGGGCGTCGAGGTGGCGCTGGCGTGGCGCAAGGCCAAGCAGGGCGGCACCGTGAAGGACGTGGGGCAGGTGAAGACGCTCGAGTCCATCGTCTGGAACTCGCTGGAGATTCTGCGCGTCTTCGAGCCCGAGCGCCCCGTGCGGGAGCTCGCCGAGCGGAGGCTGCGCCGCTACCTCATCTGGCTCTTCCACGCCGGCCGGTTCTCGATGCTCGCGTCGCGCTCGCCGGAGGCCGAGGTGCGGGATGAGCTGGAGCGGGTGACGGTGGAGTTGGTGGGGCTGCCGGCCTTCAGGGACCCGCACGAGAGCTACTTCCAGCAGCGGGTCCGGTTGTCGCTGGAGGACTCGCGCGAGGAGGTGATGCTGGCGCTCTACTTCCGGCACCGGCTGGTGCGCATGGACAACCCGCGCGCCTGGGTGGAGGACCTGCTCCAGGCGCTTCGTGATTGGGAGGCGTCTTCCCGCGAGGCGCTCCAGGACCGCGTGCGGCTGCTCTTCGAGCGTCTCTTCGACAGACACCCGGAGTTGATGGCCTCTCGCCGGCCGGGCACGCGGTAG
- a CDS encoding carbohydrate ABC transporter permease, which yields MKRPGLGTALAVVAFLTFFLGPFCWQVLTSLWPDGELTRPWPSHLTLENYASVLWGRPFLRVVLNSLVVAALTTGFCLTVGAAAAFALAKLEFRGKGLLLSAALAVSMFPPIATVSPLYLILRTVGLRDSLVGLALPYATFALPLTLWVLTSFFRALPDELYRAARVDGCTPFQAFRQVLLPLAAPGLATTAILVFIFAWNEFLYALTFLSTPEKRTVPVAISLFASEYREPWGEIAAASVVATLPLVALTVLFQRRIVSGLTAGAVKE from the coding sequence ATGAAGAGGCCGGGACTGGGCACCGCGCTGGCGGTGGTGGCGTTCCTGACCTTCTTCCTGGGGCCCTTCTGCTGGCAGGTGCTGACGAGCCTGTGGCCGGATGGCGAGCTGACCCGGCCGTGGCCCTCGCACCTGACGCTGGAGAACTACGCGAGCGTCCTGTGGGGGCGGCCCTTCCTGCGCGTGGTGTTGAACTCGCTGGTGGTGGCGGCGCTGACCACGGGCTTCTGTCTCACGGTGGGCGCCGCGGCGGCGTTCGCCCTGGCGAAGCTGGAGTTCCGTGGCAAGGGGTTGCTGCTGAGCGCGGCGCTGGCAGTGAGCATGTTCCCGCCGATTGCCACGGTGAGTCCGCTGTATCTGATTCTACGCACGGTGGGGCTGCGAGACAGCCTGGTGGGACTGGCATTGCCGTATGCGACGTTTGCCTTACCCCTGACGCTGTGGGTGCTGACGTCGTTCTTCCGGGCGCTGCCCGACGAGCTCTACCGCGCCGCGCGCGTGGATGGCTGCACGCCGTTCCAGGCCTTCCGGCAGGTGTTGCTGCCCCTGGCCGCGCCGGGGCTGGCGACGACGGCCATTCTTGTCTTCATCTTCGCGTGGAATGAATTCCTCTACGCGCTGACGTTCCTCTCCACGCCGGAGAAGCGCACCGTGCCCGTGGCCATCAGCCTGTTCGCCAGCGAGTACCGTGAGCCCTGGGGGGAGATTGCCGCGGCCTCCGTGGTGGCCACGCTGCCCCTGGTGGCGCTCACGGTGCTGTTCCAGCGGCGGATTGTGTCCGGGCTTACGGCGGGGGCGGTGAAGGAGTAG
- a CDS encoding ABC transporter substrate-binding protein, producing the protein MRRVSSIVLALGLVVGLGVWGCRRQDASGEAGGRTRLVFKYQPLWGPPEPFRELLARFERENPEVELVTEALPNASDLAHQFFLTSLEGGARDFDVLVADVVWVPEFARAGWIADLSAEFPPEQLREDFFPGPVEAVVVEGRTYAVPWYLDVGVLYFRTDLVPRAPRTYAELERFAREAMAKTPGLQGYVWQGRQYEGLSCNVYEALWGHGGRALSEDGRVLLDDAPAREALAYLRGLVERGVSPATVTGFSEEESRRVFQEGRAVFMRNWPYAWSEAQKPDSPIRGKVGIAPLPTVSGEPGSGALGGWQLAVNAHVSPERRKLAARLIAHLTSPEANRVLALNYARNPPRPAVYQDARLREEAPFIAGLLPMVERAKPRPVTPYYNLISDVLQSEFSAAVAGLRTPEAALKRAQRQVDHLTGEGP; encoded by the coding sequence ATGAGACGCGTCTCCTCCATCGTGCTCGCGCTGGGCCTCGTCGTGGGCCTGGGCGTCTGGGGCTGCCGGCGGCAGGACGCGTCGGGCGAGGCCGGGGGACGCACGCGGCTGGTCTTCAAGTATCAGCCGCTGTGGGGGCCGCCGGAGCCGTTCCGCGAGCTGCTGGCGCGCTTCGAGCGTGAGAATCCGGAGGTGGAGCTCGTCACGGAGGCGCTGCCCAACGCGTCCGACCTGGCGCACCAGTTCTTCCTCACGTCGCTGGAGGGTGGGGCGAGGGATTTCGACGTGCTGGTGGCGGACGTCGTCTGGGTGCCCGAGTTCGCTCGCGCGGGGTGGATCGCGGACCTGTCCGCGGAGTTCCCGCCCGAGCAACTGCGTGAGGACTTCTTCCCCGGCCCCGTGGAGGCCGTGGTGGTGGAGGGGCGCACGTATGCGGTGCCCTGGTACCTGGACGTGGGGGTGCTCTACTTCCGCACGGACCTGGTGCCGCGCGCGCCGCGCACCTACGCGGAGCTGGAGCGCTTCGCGCGCGAGGCGATGGCGAAGACGCCCGGGCTCCAGGGCTACGTGTGGCAGGGGCGGCAGTACGAAGGACTGTCTTGCAATGTGTACGAGGCGCTGTGGGGGCACGGCGGCCGGGCGCTGTCGGAGGATGGGCGGGTGCTCTTGGATGACGCGCCCGCGCGCGAGGCGCTCGCGTATCTGCGAGGGCTGGTGGAGCGCGGGGTGTCGCCCGCGACGGTGACGGGCTTCTCGGAGGAGGAGTCGCGGCGGGTGTTCCAGGAAGGGCGCGCGGTGTTCATGCGCAACTGGCCGTATGCGTGGAGCGAGGCGCAGAAGCCGGACTCGCCCATTCGCGGCAAGGTGGGCATCGCCCCGCTGCCGACGGTGAGCGGTGAGCCGGGTTCGGGGGCGCTGGGCGGGTGGCAGCTGGCCGTGAATGCCCATGTGTCGCCGGAGCGGCGGAAGCTGGCGGCGCGGCTGATTGCGCACCTCACGTCCCCGGAGGCCAACCGGGTGCTGGCGCTGAACTACGCGCGCAACCCGCCTCGGCCCGCCGTGTACCAGGATGCGCGTCTGCGCGAGGAGGCGCCGTTCATCGCCGGGCTGCTGCCCATGGTGGAGCGCGCGAAGCCTCGGCCGGTGACGCCGTACTACAACCTGATTTCGGATGTGCTCCAGAGCGAGTTCTCCGCCGCCGTGGCCGGGCTGCGCACGCCCGAGGCCGCGCTGAAGCGCGCGCAGCGGCAGGTGGACCACCTGACGGGGGAGGGGCCGTGA
- a CDS encoding RNA polymerase sigma factor, producing MVPLSTEGASFEELLRRARAGEHAAMDALFRQSWTALERHASKSPALGLQGATRPSDIFQQSALRAFEKLASFRGQTEGEWVTWLKQVVFTQSMDVIRAEARETKYVPGGMIPAGEESEAVPSQERTPSQVTAHHEDWRRLLTKFALLTPDQREAFSLFWLEELTVEEASLRMEKSHAAVSSLLQRGMSTLRQQMRGEASPIHDDTDVSAALAVYFRRRDAGLNMEAFIAEYPSCAGELREALDWVARLRALKPSTRT from the coding sequence ATGGTTCCGCTATCCACTGAGGGAGCGTCATTCGAAGAGCTGCTCCGGCGGGCACGGGCCGGCGAGCACGCGGCGATGGATGCGTTGTTTCGCCAGAGCTGGACGGCGTTGGAGCGACATGCGTCCAAGAGCCCTGCCCTGGGGCTCCAGGGGGCCACGCGCCCCTCAGACATCTTCCAGCAATCCGCGCTGCGCGCCTTCGAGAAGCTGGCGTCCTTCCGAGGCCAGACGGAGGGGGAGTGGGTCACCTGGCTCAAGCAGGTCGTCTTCACGCAGTCCATGGACGTCATCCGCGCGGAGGCGAGAGAGACGAAGTACGTCCCCGGGGGGATGATACCCGCCGGAGAGGAGTCCGAGGCCGTCCCCTCCCAGGAGCGGACGCCGAGCCAGGTCACCGCCCATCACGAGGACTGGCGCAGGTTGCTGACGAAGTTCGCGCTCCTGACACCGGACCAGCGTGAGGCCTTCTCGCTCTTCTGGTTGGAGGAACTCACCGTGGAAGAGGCCTCGCTGCGGATGGAGAAGTCACATGCCGCCGTGTCATCGCTGTTGCAGCGGGGCATGAGCACGCTGCGGCAGCAGATGCGGGGCGAGGCGAGTCCCATCCACGACGACACCGACGTGAGCGCCGCGTTGGCGGTGTACTTCCGCCGGAGGGATGCGGGACTGAACATGGAGGCCTTCATCGCGGAGTACCCGTCATGCGCGGGCGAACTGCGGGAGGCCTTGGACTGGGTGGCGCGGTTGCGTGCGCTCAAGCCCTCCACCCGTACTTGA
- a CDS encoding serine/threonine-protein kinase, translating into MLPQGTLAGAYRIGRRAAVGATSDVYEGHDANGGRVAIKVLAARWGVHAEMVARFLQEAQSLLALRHAHLVRGLAFGLIEERHPYLVLEWLPRDLEQGLAAEGGRFAAADCARVVHQLAEVLSLLHARGWIHRDLKPANVLLACDTPGVMDVRLSDLGLAKRMAEPAETDSRLPLSTVEEALLGSRHYMAPEQWVSAKRVGPEVDVYALGVLWFQMLAGRLPFPGEAERELMYQHVVERPPMQWLEGVAPEATVAMVSRMLDKVAGQRPPLSDVLALTSSLG; encoded by the coding sequence ATGTTGCCGCAAGGGACCCTGGCGGGGGCATACCGCATCGGACGCCGGGCCGCGGTGGGGGCGACGAGCGATGTCTACGAGGGCCACGACGCCAACGGAGGGCGGGTCGCCATCAAGGTGCTCGCGGCCCGGTGGGGCGTTCACGCGGAGATGGTGGCGCGCTTCCTTCAGGAGGCGCAGTCGCTGCTGGCCTTGCGGCACGCGCATCTGGTGCGGGGGCTGGCGTTCGGCCTCATCGAGGAGCGGCATCCCTACCTCGTCCTGGAGTGGCTGCCGCGAGATTTGGAGCAGGGGCTCGCGGCGGAGGGAGGCCGCTTCGCGGCGGCTGACTGCGCGCGCGTCGTCCACCAGCTCGCGGAGGTGCTGTCCCTGCTCCACGCGCGAGGCTGGATCCACCGGGACTTGAAGCCCGCCAACGTGCTGCTCGCGTGTGACACCCCGGGCGTGATGGACGTCCGGCTGTCGGACCTTGGGCTCGCCAAGCGGATGGCTGAGCCAGCGGAGACAGACTCCCGCTTGCCGCTGTCGACCGTGGAAGAGGCCTTGTTGGGGAGCCGGCACTACATGGCGCCGGAGCAGTGGGTGAGCGCCAAGCGGGTGGGGCCCGAGGTGGACGTCTATGCCCTGGGCGTCCTCTGGTTCCAGATGCTCGCCGGGCGGCTGCCGTTCCCCGGCGAGGCCGAGCGCGAGCTGATGTACCAGCATGTGGTGGAGCGCCCGCCCATGCAGTGGCTCGAAGGTGTGGCGCCCGAGGCCACCGTCGCGATGGTCTCGCGGATGCTCGACAAGGTGGCGGGACAGCGTCCCCCGCTCTCCGACGTGCTCGCGCTGACCTCCAGCCTGGGCTGA